ACGATGCAAGGCCCGCCGGATCCCTCGGTTCTCGCGAGTGGAATCTGGCAGGCACTGCTCACGACCGTGGCCGGACTCGTCGTCGCCATCCCCGCCATCGTGTCGCATGAATGGCTCCAGAGCCGTATCGACGCTCTTGCCCTTGCGATGGAAGAGGCTTTGGCGGAAGTCGCCAGTTTCGGCGCGTCTTCGCCGGCATCCGATGCTCGAAGGAATGAGGCATGATCAGCTTTCGCCGCAGAAAGCGAGTGGGGGCGCCAATCGATCTGACCCCGCTCATCGACGTCGTGTTCCAGCTCCTGGTTTTCTTCCTCCTCACGTCGGCCTTCATCAACCCCGGCATTCGCGTGGAGCTTCCTTCGGCGGAGTCGGGAGAGGCGAGCGGGGACGCGGGGGTGAGCATCTCCGTCGAAGCGAGCGGGCGGATCTTTCTG
The Vicinamibacteria bacterium DNA segment above includes these coding regions:
- a CDS encoding biopolymer transporter ExbD, which gives rise to MISFRRRKRVGAPIDLTPLIDVVFQLLVFFLLTSAFINPGIRVELPSAESGEASGDAGVSISVEASGRIFLGDREVTLLTLSDQLLLEAGGDFDVPVAIWGDDGVPYGRLVQILDICRTSGLTSVVLMVRQVEASP